TGGTTGCGCAGATACTGTTGTGCTGATACTGTTGTGCTGATACTGTTGTGCTAATTTGCCCGTTTGGGCTtctgctttctttttttaattctcctTCCCTTTCCCAGAGTGGGTGTGCGGCGAGGCGATGCACGCGGGGGATTACTCCAGGACGCACGCTCCTGCGTCCTTATCTACACACAGACACACGTGTACGCCTGTTCGTATGCACGTGCTCATGCGCGTGGGTACTGATTCAAAACGGGATGGCGGTGGGCGCCAAAGACTGTTAGCGCCCGTCTGCTGCTACACTTTGCGGGCGCGTTCCTTTTCGTGTGGCCCTTCACCCAGGTAGATACACACGGAAGCGTCACGTATGCCTGCGCACACCGcccatgtgtgcatatgagcatgtacgtatgtatgtacatacacgcatgcatacgtgcatacgcaGGTATACACTGCTGTGGGGGGCCGGCACTACTTCAGCTGAACGCCAAGGGGACGAACTCTCATCTTAGGCGGGGGGAGCTTCTCTCACGAATGCTCACAAGAATTCGCAAAAAACCTTTGCGAAGCCCATACactcgtaaaaaaaaaaaaaaaaaaaaaagagtcacTCAAAGAGGCTCTCAAATGAGAGATGCATATGGAATGAAGTGAAGCCGCGTGTACAGGTGGGCGCGTGAAAACTTGTGCCAATGTATGCGCACGGATGTATGTGCCTATGAATGTATGTGCCTAAGAATGCAAGTACCTATCAATGTAAGTACCTATGAATGTATGTACCTACGAATGTAAGTACCAACGAATGTATGTACCCATGAACGCATATGTATGGATACCTATtcatgtatgtacgtacgtatatgTAACAAGCGCATTGTACATGTACGGAATGAGAGTACCATATGCGCTACgcgaaggagagaaaaaaaaaaagaaaaaaaagaaaaaaaaggagaaaaaaggaaaaacaaatgaaaaaaatgaaaaaatgaaaaataaaaaaatgaaaaatgaaaaaatgaaaactgaaaaatgaaaaaatgaaaactgaaaaatgaaaaaatgaaaaaatgaaaaaaaaaaaagaactttgTTTATAACTATGTTTATACCAATGGCACATAAGGTACGCATGGCACATATGCACAATTACAAAagattagaaaaaaaaaaaaaaaatctcttGTGCAATCAGCAGAAGGACGCGTTTTCTCGCTTCGCATGCTGTGTGCGTGCGGTAGCATTCCGCTTTCGCTCTacactttgcaaaaaaaataattaataaataaacggCAGCTAAGAttggttttcctttttatcgGCTGCTTCGCTTAGTTGGCTCGTGAACACTGGGGGGGTTTCTACGCGACACGCTCTCCTCCCTGTATGTGCGATGGGCTTATTCTAggctcgtttttttttccctgcgtGATGCGTCAGGGGGGGGGTTGGCCAGCAGATTCAGCTGCAGGTTCAACTGCAGGTTCGCTCAGATTCGTCAATCGCGTAGAACCGTACACTCCGCCTAGTAGATATTTCTCCCCACCCCGCAGTTGTTCctgctccccttttcgctcTGCACCAGGCAAAGCGTTATCACGTAGAGGAGCAAACGAACGGAGACTCGTATAGATTTGGTgaagagaaaggaaaaaaatgatattcaCGGAGGTGTAGGTTTCGTAAATGGGAGGAGGTAACGCGATGGAGGAAGAGCGTATCTTATATTATCATACCTACGGTGCTAGCTTCCCAGTAGGCACATGAACATAAGCAAATGCAATGGAAACACGGATGGGTCGCCTGTGCACCTTTCCCATTTGAGGATCAGTGCTTGCAAGCTCACTCATGTGTATAGAACCATAGGAGCGGTTCCTTTAGATGCAAGAGCTCCTAACAGAGGGGTCGCCTTCTACGCCTGTAGGTACCACCATATTGTTCGAATGTGAAGGGGCCTCTAAGCAGGCTTCCCTCAAACGTTCAACTGGTATGAACGGCAATAAATCGCTTCACAGAGCAGTTTCGCTGGGCAATTTCGCTGGGCAGTTTCGCAGGGCAGTTTTCTTGCCCGTGCAACCACCGGGGTGGAGGTAGACTTGCCGCTGTAGACGTAGCACCAACGCTACGACCTCGCATTCGGAGAGGCGGAAGGACGGGCACAGCTTCTCGCCACGtggcatgtacatatattagAACATACGGGCGTGACGTTCTATGCAGGAGGGGCAGACGCTGCACGTctgtacacacatgtgcattcGCAGAGATGCGTGGTGTAGGTGATTATTCAGAGTGCGGAGGTAACTGAAGCGAATGAGGCGGGTGAGGCGCCCTCGCCCTTCACACGTTAGCAGTTGTGTGTGACTGGAGCCGCTCACGGGATGGTCCTACGCCGTTGCTATTGGCGCAGCGGTAAAACGGGCATGAAAATGGGCATGTAAACTGTGCGTGTAATATGTACAGGTAATCCGCACAGATAACGCGCTCGGGTAAAGGAAGGCAAAATTCGTTTATGCATTTCAGACACTTCACACgtgaaagggggaaggaaatgaagagagataaaataaatataaaaatggaaaggaaaaaaaaaaaaaaaaaagaaatcggATGAGGaaacatatgaacatatcagatgaagaataaaatgaagattCTTCTGATGTGTAAATTTCACTTCTTTTACAAATGAGCTAAAGCGAAAAAGGTCACGCCATGTCACGAAGAGCACATGTGTGAGCGCAtcccattttgttcccttttccgtTCCTTTTTagcgtccttttttttggttccttttttttcgtacttttttttttttttttccccctagtATGAGCAGTGTAGTGTATGTACAGGGCGAACAAACGCATCGTCATattgtttaaaaatgatgaggaaaaaaaaaaataaaaaaaagggctttGTTAAAACTCTGGcggtaattcttttttcaacattttgtttttccaacTGTTTAAAGTGACTGTATGTTCTCTTAACTGGGATGAGAACAATACAGCGTGGTAAGCGCCATACGGATGGAGCTAAAATGACTGCTTCGCTTTTTCTATTGACATTTCTACACCGTTGGTAAGTTGGTATTTTTGTCCGAGTGATTTGTTTACGCCATTTCGTGGCAACTTGGTGTGTTTCACCCAGTGGAAGAGTTCACTCCAGGTGCCTTCCCCCCTATACTCCATCATTTCACCACTGCCTGTGTGCAGAATGGGCTAGTTGTCGGCTGGGGTTATCACgtccaatttgttttttcgtgGCCGTGCTGACATGGCTTTGTCTAACGCACACATGCATAAACAtgtgaagataaaaaaaaatgggcccCTGTGGTGGTGAAGATCACCTGGGCAGAGTCACCCCACGCTGCGTTCAGCCCCATCCGTGGAGAAAGCATAAAACGTGAGAGGTGTAAAAAAGCAGCGGCCATGTGCAGCAAAGTTCGGGAtggagaaacaaaaaggaactgCCCTCTACTGCTGCACAGCATGGGCATCGCAACAGTGCACACCGGAACGTAAATTAACCAAAACTGATTGGCATGTCAGCCAGTCGCCCTTCCAGCTAGCTTCACCTTCACCCCACGCTGGGGTACTTGTATACACAGTCCCccatttaaaaggaaaaaaaaaaaaaaaaaaagaggattgACAGAATAAAGAAGTATTCTTACACGTCCGTATGCACGAAATTTACCTCCTCCctttgtcactttttttttttcttcccatctTTGCCACTTTGTCAAATGGAAGGAGTTCAGTGGGAAACAGCGCCAAAAAATAGCACTCACATTTGTACGTACGTACCCATTTGTATTTACCAATCTGTATGTCCTTCTGGACTGACCAGAGTGTACATGCCGTCAAACCGCGGCGGTTTTAATCACGTGGAGAAAATAAACTCacgtgaaaaaagaaaaacatgagGAACGTTAAAAAAGCGAAAGCTCAAAGTGGGTAACAGATACGCACGTGGAGAAGACCATCAACGTTGTGGTGATGACTCGGTTGAACGTTTCGCATACTCATCCTTTTCGCTGCCCTTTGTTGGCCCCACTTCATTcgttgtgaattttttttttatgccgcttggtaaaaaaaaaaaaaaaaactgacaCTGCTTACTATGGCAAAATCAACGGCCCGATTTGTAACTTATAAGTTTTGATCACAACGCGAAGGTACATGgttggaaaaagaaaagaagttgATTTACGTGGCCCTTTGCTTGATAAAACTCCCCGTGGTGAACTTTTAACTAAACTTATGCTGATGGGCATTTCAGCATTTTCCTGGCAAAGGGGCAGAGGGGGAAATCCACAAAATTGCGTAGCTCATATTGCTACATGTTAAAGGGGAACTTTTTCTCCGCAAGGATTTGCCCACCGCCACCCCCCGTGGTTGTTTCATTGCATGGGGGAGGTGCTGCGGTGCGATGCGATGTGATGCGGAAGATTGTCCCTTCAATTCACTCCGCGTATGCGTGAATTCACGTGCGTAGGGTCTTCCCCTGTTATTACGCGCTCGCGCGGGGcacccccaaaagggaaaaaaaaaaatatatataaaaacatatatatataaatatatttatgtaaacatatttacatttatactTGTACGTGCGAACCCCGCCAAGGCGCGCACTTCCCGGCCGCCTTTTGCTGCGTGCTGGCGCGGGGAAACGGCGACTGCGGTGAAGCAGTATTTGCGCCATCGCGCGTGGACGTACTTCTAACGAGGGAGACGCTTGGAAAAGGAAGGCTCCCTCCGTTTAAGGTTTATCGAAAAGGGGGCGCCAGAGTGGACACAGAGCCACCCTCGCGTTTATACGGGAGACCCACTCTCGTGATAGAGCCATCTGGCGAGTACCTGTGAGCCCCGCCAACAAATGGAGAACGTAGAGGAGTTGAGCATCGAGGAGACAAACAAGCTGAGGGAGAAGCTGGGGTTGAAGAAGCTAGACGTGGAGGATAAGCaggataagaagaagaagaggggcGCCTCGAAAAATGAGCAGGACAACGAACCGAAGGGACGCGCCAAACGGGGAGGCGCCAAGAATGGGAAGAAAGACGCAGGTGAGGAAGATAACCAAGAAGGGGGTGACGCCTTagaaggggaaggcaaaaacGGACGCGGCAGAACGAAGGAAGCCCCCAAGGGAAGCAACAAATCGACGAAAACGATCAGCGAGGAGTTCAATGACGACATAGACGATGTGGAGAAGTGGATAAGCAAAACGAGAAAGACCATCGATAAGAAGCTGGCCGATGATGAAGGCATCAAGTACAGCGAcgatgacgatgaggaggagaaaggggggaaaaaaaaaaaaaaaaaaaacaacgttAGTCGCAGCGTGGATAGCAACCACGCCACGGTggaacacaaaaatgaagaactaACAGATGACATGATTTTGACATTGAAAGATCAACACGTGTTAAATAATGACGAAGGAAAGGACTGCCTAATAaatgaagaattaaaaaaacaaaacgtgAAAAGCATACtagcaaaaaatgatgacagcttttggagaaaaaattattatgacCCCCTCTCGTACTACGACGATACGAATAAGCAGAATGCAGAGGATGGCTCAGCCGTCCATATGCTTTCGAAATATGACGAGACGAAGCACTCCTTCGATGTGACTATAAAGTATGAtgagcagggggggggaggtaaTGATGACCATGACCGTGATGgggacgatgatgatgatggcAGTGCGCATGCTGGCAGGGGGGGAACGAAGGGCAAGGCGAGGGGAGCAAGGACCGCCAAGAGTAGGAATAATCGACTCGAGGGGGAGGTAAAGGGGGAAGGCCAAGTACTGCACACCCAGAAAACGCTGCCAATGCGGCAAACGACCAGCCCAGATGGCAGCGCTTTCAAAgtgaagaagagaaaaattaaaaatatcaacaggcggaagaaggaagaggacgCGTGGGCCTTTCTGTATGATGAACCAGAGGGgcaggatgaagaggaggcgGCGCAGGAAGGAAGGCAAGCAAAGGGGAGCACCTCAGAGAGGAACACAGTTGAGGGAAAAACTCGAGGGAACGAACAGAACAACGAAAACGCAAACGCAAACGCAAACGCAAACGTCATAGAGGAcgttcttaaaaaaataagagacGAACAGACGAGCATGAACTTTAACAGCTACTTCGATTACGACTTGGGCGAAAACGAAGAGGACAAGGAGCTGTACGAACTTCTGCAACAGGGGAATAGcctgaaaaggagaaaaaaggaaatggaTTACCAAAAGGAGctcttaaaatatatagttataaATGAGGACGTGAAAAAGAACGAGGAGGTCAGCGGCAATGTCATTAAGTTGTCTGACGCGTCTGAGTTCTGCAGAAGTATAACTCTCCCGATGGAGATACAGGAAAGTGAGAGCATGGAGAAGCTGCagagaggggggggaggccttCTCGACGCAGAGGCGAGTGCAGCCCTCGGAGGGGACCGCTCATCCAATCTGATAGCTCCTCTGAGTGTGAATGCAAGCGATGATATGTTAAGATCAACGGATGGGCAGAGAGGAAAGGGGAAGTCCACGAAGGGTGGCCAAGCGAAAGGTGGCGATAAGGATAGCGATGACGATGACAATGACGATGGCAACGACATGAACTTGAGCGATCACGCATTCTCCCAAGATGGGGTGTCCGAAATTTTCAACGAAATTAAACTGGATGAGGGGCTGTACGGAGCGCTGGagtatttaaaaacaaaaggagaaTTAACTATGGAAGAGAAAATTTATCGCAACCCGGAGAACAGACCGCTGCACATGTCCACGTCAAAGCACGACATAAAGTTGGACTACAAGAACGACTCCGGCAAAGTGATGACGCCCAAGGAGACGTTTCGGTACATTTCTTGGATTTTTCACGGGAAGAAACAGGGCAAGAataaaatggagaagaaaatgaggaggatggAGATCGAGCGCCGCTTTAAGGAGGACCCCATGGGCTCCCTTCCCACGCTCAACGTCCTCAAGAAGGTGCAGCAGGTCCACAAGAAGTCGTACTTCACCCTGTCGAATAATAACTgattggggggaggggagaagtggagaagGGGATGGGAGAGGCAGCCATTCTTACACGCGCAACAGTTCTGCACGCACACGCCGGGCGTTACTCTTTTTCGAACTCCCCGGTTCGCGACCCCCCATTCTTCGCCCATTTGTGCGGCATGCTGCTATACCGCAGCCGCGCCGTTGCACACACCATTGCGCCAATTTTTGTTcatccatttttgcacacatctTTGCACACATCTTTGCACACAtctttgcacacattttggccattttggctattttgaccattttggctattttttttttttttttttttttccgttttggctgtttgttcatattttttcgaaGCGATTTTCGCgtggctccccttttttagtGTCCACTTGTGTGCGTGCAGGCATGTACCCCTGCATTTGCATACGCACGtatgtgcccatttttccgTATTTACGAGAAGACCCACCCATTTTTGGGTAAATcgttaaaaagaagaaaaaaaaagcatcacTAGAAAGATGCGCGAGGTTTAAAAGGGCATCGTTAAAAAGTCGCGCgatgttaaaaaaggcaTCGCTACAACGTCGCATTAGTTTTGGCAGAAACGTCCCCGTGGTCACTATATGGGCAACAATTGCGTGGCTCGTTTGGGGGCGAACACAGGGAAGGTGCCCCCCACCCCCCTTTGCTTCACCCGGGCTATCCCTCCCACCCGTCAtgccttcttcctcttttcctgGATGTACCTATCCAGCTTTTCGTTAAACTTCTTGCAGATGCTTATTTGTTCAAAGAGGTGAATTAGCAGCGGCTTGCCCATGATAAGCACACTGTTGTACTCCTCCTGGGGggcggtggaaaaaaaaggggaagtgagACCGAGTGGACATCACTCGTTCTGGGTGCGCCAAGTGGGCATGAACCAGTTCGACCGCACTCCTCCCGTTTGgtgcacacatgcacaaaaggggtaaaaaaaaaaaaaaaaaaaaatagctagcttaTAATCTGCCCCTGTTGGAGCAGCGCCCATGCTTACCTGCTTGGCCTGTATCTCCTCCTTAATCTTGGACAGATTCTGCAGGATCTTGTTCCGCTTCGCCTGCTCCGGGATGCACGACGTGTAGAAGAGGTTCAGCAGATAATTCACTTTCACGTGGTAGTCCTTGACAATGTCGAGGATGTGCTGCTCGTACTCGATCGTGCCTATCAGCATGGACTGGTTGCTCTGGCACTTCTTCGTGTTGGAGACGAACAGGAGTCTCCctacgggggggaagggagTAAACATGGCGAAGATGtggcaaaaatgtggaggaaCAACACGGAGGAACAACACGGAGGAACAATACGGAGGAACAATACGGAGGAACAATACGGAGGAACAATACGGAGGAACAATACGGAGGAACAATACggagaaacaaaatgggaaaactcctcccctttggagACGCACTAACAGCCGATCACACCAATCCGCCCGCGCGAGAGACGCTTCCAGGAAACCCACCTATATTGAACAACTCGGGGTAGTTCTTCCTGCCGGATTGCTGCTTAAATGTTTGGAGCTGGTCCATGAACGCGGCGAACTTTTGGTTTAGGCGATCGGCAGCCTGAGCCGACTCTTCACTATCTGCCTCACCATCAAaggggcgtttttttttttttttttcgatttgaAATTGcaactcttttttctccttcacggGATTCAAGTCTGTGTcctcaattttgttcttcaaatCTTCGTAAAAAGTGTCGAAGGTAAACTTCTTATCCTTTATCATCCCAATGCagtaattattaaatttgttaattagGAGGTTATGGGAGTTGCTCCCTTTGGAATACTTCTCATTTGTTAAGAGGCCAAACCCCTGGGCACTTTCTTCATTAAAATAGTAGTTGTTGTTAAAaaggatgtttttttttttgtacgaTTTTGTGGACAagtattcttttaaaatgcatttcTCCAGTGTCCCTTTGATGTCTTGGTTTGGATTCTCCAAGTCGTACGAAAGGGacgcatttttataatacgtgttttgttcttcttcatccgTGATGAGGGTTACATCCCTGCGGTCGTCCGTCCTGTCGGTAGCGGTGTCCGTAGCAACCCCTGCGGGCCTCTTCTGCTGGTCGCCCTTAATGGAGAAGAAGTTTTTGTTCCCCATTAtgtccttttcattt
Above is a window of Plasmodium vivax chromosome 8, whole genome shotgun sequence DNA encoding:
- a CDS encoding hypothetical protein, conserved (encoded by transcript PVX_095040A), yielding MENVEELSIEETNKLREKLGLKKLDVEDKQDKKKKRGASKNEQDNEPKGRAKRGGAKNGKKDAGEEDNQEGGDALEGEGKNGRGRTKEAPKGSNKSTKTISEEFNDDIDDVEKWISKTRKTIDKKLADDEGIKYSDDDDEEEKGGKKKKKKNNVSRSVDSNHATVEHKNEELTDDMILTLKDQHVLNNDEGKDCLINEELKKQNVKSILAKNDDSFWRKNYYDPLSYYDDTNKQNAEDGSAVHMLSKYDETKHSFDVTIKYDEQGGGGNDDHDRDGDDDDDGSAHAGRGGTKGKARGARTAKSRNNRLEGEVKGEGQVLHTQKTLPMRQTTSPDGSAFKVKKRKIKNINRRKKEEDAWAFLYDEPEGQDEEEAAQEGRQAKGSTSERNTVEGKTRGNEQNNENANANANANVIEDVLKKIRDEQTSMNFNSYFDYDLGENEEDKELYELLQQGNSLKRRKKEMDYQKELLKYIVINEDVKKNEEVSGNVIKLSDASEFCRSITLPMEIQESESMEKLQRGGGGLLDAEASAALGGDRSSNLIAPLSVNASDDMLRSTDGQRGKGKSTKGGQAKGGDKDSDDDDNDDGNDMNLSDHAFSQDGVSEIFNEIKLDEGLYGALEYLKTKGELTMEEKIYRNPENRPLHMSTSKHDIKLDYKNDSGKVMTPKETFRYISWIFHGKKQGKNKMEKKMRRMEIERRFKEDPMGSLPTLNVLKKVQQVHKKSYFTLSNNN